A window of Staphylococcus sp. 17KM0847 contains these coding sequences:
- a CDS encoding DASS family sodium-coupled anion symporter: MSTSQKNNSTVVFKPLWFILAFVVLIAILLIPTPASLPIMGKCALAILAFAVILWVTEAVSYPVSAAIIIGLIILLLGFSPVQNLTESLGNPKSGGEVLTGSDAFSTSNALKLAFSGFSSSAVALVAAALFLATAMQVTNLHKRLALWVLSLVGNKTKRIVIGAILVAIILAFFVPSATARTGAVVPILLGMVAAFGVTKHSKLAALLVITAVQAVSIWNVGIKTAAAQNIVAVNFISNQLGHDVSWGEWFLYAAPWSIIMSIVLYFVMLKVLPPEQNEIEGGTALVKQQLAELGPITPKEWRLIVISIGLLVLWSTEKILHPIDSSSITLLALAIMLTPKIGIMSWKEAESRIPWGTIIVFGVGISLGNVLLQTTAAQWLSDKTFGLMGLQSMPIIATIALISLFNILIHLGFASATSLASALIPVFISLTTTLNLGDHSIGFVLIQQFVICFGFLLPVSSPQGMLAYGTETFTVKDYLKVGIPLTVVGYILIIVFSMTYWQWLGLL; this comes from the coding sequence ATGAGTACGTCTCAAAAAAATAATTCAACTGTTGTATTTAAGCCATTATGGTTTATTCTTGCTTTTGTAGTACTTATTGCTATTTTACTCATTCCGACACCTGCAAGTTTACCTATCATGGGAAAATGTGCGCTTGCCATTTTAGCGTTCGCTGTTATTTTATGGGTAACCGAAGCCGTTAGCTATCCTGTATCTGCTGCAATTATTATTGGATTAATCATTTTACTGCTTGGTTTTAGCCCTGTACAAAACCTAACAGAATCTCTAGGCAATCCTAAGTCAGGTGGAGAAGTCTTGACCGGTTCAGATGCGTTTAGTACAAGTAATGCATTAAAGCTTGCATTTAGTGGTTTTTCATCAAGTGCTGTCGCTTTGGTTGCTGCTGCACTCTTCTTAGCAACAGCAATGCAAGTGACAAACTTACATAAGCGATTAGCTTTATGGGTGTTATCGCTCGTTGGAAACAAGACCAAACGTATTGTAATTGGCGCGATTCTCGTTGCCATTATCTTAGCTTTCTTTGTACCTTCTGCAACAGCACGTACCGGCGCCGTTGTACCTATTCTTCTCGGTATGGTTGCTGCTTTTGGGGTAACAAAGCATAGTAAACTTGCTGCATTATTAGTGATCACTGCTGTACAGGCCGTATCTATCTGGAATGTCGGTATTAAAACAGCAGCTGCTCAAAACATTGTTGCAGTCAACTTTATTAGCAATCAACTGGGTCATGATGTATCTTGGGGCGAATGGTTCTTATATGCTGCACCTTGGTCTATTATCATGTCCATCGTTTTATATTTTGTAATGCTAAAAGTTTTACCTCCTGAACAAAATGAAATTGAAGGTGGAACAGCACTTGTTAAACAACAACTTGCTGAGTTAGGTCCAATCACACCGAAAGAATGGCGTCTGATCGTCATTTCTATTGGACTTCTAGTGCTTTGGTCTACTGAAAAGATATTGCATCCTATTGATTCATCATCTATCACATTATTAGCACTTGCAATTATGCTCACTCCTAAAATTGGTATTATGAGCTGGAAAGAAGCTGAAAGCCGTATTCCTTGGGGAACAATTATCGTTTTCGGTGTAGGTATCTCATTAGGTAATGTACTTTTACAAACGACTGCTGCCCAATGGCTTAGCGACAAAACATTCGGTCTTATGGGATTACAAAGTATGCCCATCATTGCTACAATTGCATTGATTTCACTTTTCAATATTTTAATCCATTTAGGGTTTGCCAGTGCAACCAGTTTGGCATCTGCACTGATTCCAGTATTTATTTCATTAACAACTACTCTAAATCTCGGTGACCACTCTATTGGATTTGTCTTAATACAACAATTCGTTATTTGTTTCGGGTTTTTATTACCTGTGAGTTCACCACAAGGCATGCTCGCTTACGGTACTGAAACATTTACCGTTAAAGATTACTTAAAAGTAGGTATACCTCTAACAGTTGTAGGTTACATTCTTATTATTGTATTCAGTATGACTTATTGGCAATGGTTAGGGTTACTATAA
- a CDS encoding PTS sugar transporter subunit IIC codes for MDFILGIGTLLVVLLAMTLFLKFAPNGKVSLQALSGAACATFLPEAFLKYAIGGVFHIDYFVKIGEIAGSLSGVAVGILTCLKFGVNPVFAVLTGLVLFDFKLLPAFIAAYFVAFGLKQVEKYVPEGLDLIVVILVSPAITFGIASIVSPSVIAVLKQIGTAVTAVGDNNPYALALVIGAIVPVVGMTPLSSMVFTSLLGLTGIPMAIGALGCMGSSFVNFVIFRKLKIGNPGKAFAVAIEPLTQIDIIAKYPIQLYGTNAIVGMVNGLFITYMGIVVDQPGMATPIAGPIVALGFNEVVPTVITIVVVAAISIILSYFIGTFMSKRNLNLNINTNKLNNQTN; via the coding sequence ATGGATTTCATTTTAGGGATTGGTACTTTACTTGTAGTTTTATTGGCAATGACTTTATTTTTAAAGTTCGCACCTAATGGTAAGGTCAGCTTGCAAGCATTATCTGGTGCTGCGTGTGCAACCTTTCTACCAGAGGCATTCTTAAAATACGCTATTGGCGGTGTCTTCCACATTGACTACTTCGTTAAAATTGGTGAAATTGCTGGAAGTTTGAGCGGCGTCGCAGTAGGTATTTTAACTTGTTTGAAATTTGGCGTTAACCCTGTTTTTGCAGTATTAACAGGTTTAGTATTATTCGATTTTAAATTATTACCTGCATTTATTGCAGCATACTTTGTAGCATTTGGTTTAAAACAAGTTGAAAAATACGTTCCTGAAGGTTTAGACCTTATTGTTGTTATTTTAGTGTCACCAGCTATTACATTCGGTATTGCATCTATTGTATCACCAAGTGTTATCGCTGTATTAAAACAAATCGGTACTGCTGTTACAGCTGTTGGTGATAATAATCCTTACGCACTTGCACTAGTCATCGGTGCGATTGTACCTGTTGTGGGTATGACACCTCTAAGCTCTATGGTATTTACAAGTTTACTCGGCTTAACAGGTATTCCAATGGCAATCGGTGCATTAGGTTGTATGGGTAGCTCATTCGTTAACTTTGTGATCTTTAGAAAATTAAAAATTGGTAACCCTGGTAAAGCTTTTGCGGTTGCAATCGAGCCATTAACACAAATTGACATTATCGCAAAGTACCCTATTCAACTTTATGGCACAAACGCAATCGTAGGTATGGTCAATGGTTTATTTATCACTTACATGGGTATTGTTGTAGACCAACCAGGTATGGCTACACCAATTGCTGGACCTATCGTAGCATTAGGATTTAATGAAGTTGTTCCAACAGTCATCACTATTGTTGTCGTTGCAGCAATTAGTATTATTTTAAGCTATTTCATTGGCACATTTATGAGCAAACGTAACTTGAATTTAAACATCAATACAAACAAATTAAACAATCAAACAAACTAA
- the sdaAB gene encoding L-serine ammonia-lyase, iron-sulfur-dependent subunit beta, whose amino-acid sequence MARTKDFQSAFDIIGPVMMGPSSSHTAGAVKIAKAARAVLGGTPDTIEVHYYESFAETHKGHGTDLAIVGGLLGFSTFDERIKTSTKIAKEQGIPYEFIEEKGTSLGEHPNCALIILEKDGRHVELNGISIGGGAFKVKSIHVNGMCILLTHTPNLLVIDGESGISEVNHLINELVEHEVDINEEIKTMSGSRCLLALHLNKAINETLLETLREKYTSLNFSYIE is encoded by the coding sequence ATGGCACGTACGAAAGACTTCCAAAGTGCATTTGATATTATTGGCCCAGTTATGATGGGACCATCTAGTTCACATACAGCAGGTGCTGTCAAAATCGCCAAGGCAGCTCGAGCAGTCTTAGGCGGTACGCCTGACACAATCGAAGTACACTATTACGAATCATTTGCCGAAACACACAAAGGACACGGCACAGACTTAGCTATTGTTGGCGGTTTGCTTGGCTTTAGCACTTTCGATGAGCGCATTAAAACATCAACAAAAATTGCTAAAGAACAAGGCATTCCTTATGAATTTATTGAAGAAAAAGGAACAAGTTTGGGCGAGCACCCGAACTGTGCATTAATCATTCTTGAAAAGGATGGACGCCATGTAGAGCTAAACGGTATTTCAATTGGTGGTGGTGCTTTTAAAGTAAAAAGTATTCACGTCAATGGTATGTGTATCCTACTCACACATACACCTAACTTACTCGTTATTGATGGCGAATCAGGTATTTCTGAAGTCAATCACCTCATTAATGAACTTGTCGAGCACGAGGTAGATATTAACGAAGAAATTAAAACAATGAGCGGTAGTCGTTGTCTATTGGCACTACATTTAAATAAAGCAATCAACGAAACATTACTTGAAACTTTAAGAGAGAAATATACATCGTTAAACTTCTCTTACATCGAATAA
- the sdaAA gene encoding L-serine ammonia-lyase, iron-sulfur-dependent, subunit alpha yields MFDSMKELIEYAEQNNTSFSEIMIAHEMETRGMTREEVYDMMQHNLDTMRDAVEKGTTGEGVKSVTGYTGQDAIKVRQYNETNKALSGNDMMTAVQGAIATNEVNAAMGIICATPTAGSSGTIPGVLFKLEQSHGLDNDQMIKFLFSASMCGMIIANNASVAGAIGGCQAEVGTASAIAAAAAVETFGGTPEQSGHAIAISLANLLGLVCDPVAGLVEIPCVMRNAIGSGNGLISADLALAGVESRIPVDEVIMAMDTVGRNLPASLRETGIGGLAGTPTGQAIKEKIFGTSSKDEVFS; encoded by the coding sequence ATGTTTGATTCAATGAAAGAATTAATAGAATATGCTGAGCAAAACAATACAAGCTTTTCAGAAATTATGATTGCACATGAAATGGAAACTCGTGGTATGACACGTGAAGAAGTATATGACATGATGCAACATAACTTGGATACTATGCGCGATGCTGTAGAAAAAGGGACAACTGGAGAAGGCGTTAAAAGTGTAACGGGTTATACAGGACAAGATGCTATTAAAGTACGTCAATATAATGAAACAAATAAAGCATTATCAGGTAATGATATGATGACAGCAGTACAAGGTGCTATTGCTACAAATGAAGTCAACGCTGCTATGGGTATTATTTGTGCGACACCAACAGCAGGTTCTTCAGGTACAATTCCGGGTGTTTTATTCAAATTAGAACAATCACATGGCTTAGACAATGATCAAATGATTAAGTTTTTATTCTCTGCATCTATGTGCGGTATGATTATCGCAAACAATGCATCAGTTGCTGGTGCTATTGGTGGTTGTCAAGCTGAAGTAGGTACAGCCTCTGCAATTGCGGCGGCGGCTGCCGTAGAAACTTTTGGTGGTACACCTGAACAATCAGGTCATGCCATCGCTATCAGTTTAGCTAACTTACTTGGTCTTGTATGTGACCCTGTAGCAGGTCTTGTAGAAATTCCATGTGTCATGCGTAATGCAATCGGTTCTGGTAATGGCTTAATCTCTGCTGACCTTGCACTTGCAGGTGTAGAAAGTCGTATCCCAGTAGATGAAGTCATTATGGCAATGGATACAGTAGGTCGTAACTTGCCAGCATCATTACGTGAAACGGGTATTGGTGGTCTTGCAGGTACACCAACCGGACAAGCGATTAAAGAAAAAATCTTTGGTACATCTAGTAAAGATGAAGTTTTCTCATAA
- the pflB gene encoding formate C-acetyltransferase → MIKEQRTQNNAWSGFKTGRWTRNVDVREFIQLNFTGYQGDDSFLAGPTEATTQLWDQVMQLSKEERERGGMWDMDTKVVSTILSHDAGYLDQSLEQIVGVQTDKPFKRSMQPFGGIRMAKAACEAYGYELDSETEHIFTEYRKTHNQGVFDAYSKEMLACRKAGIITGLPDAYGRGRIIGDYRRVALYGIDFLMAEKQRDFNDLSSTMTEDVIRLREEVSEQYRSLKELKELGARYGFDLSRPAENFKEAVQWLYLAYLAAIKEQNGAAMSLGRTSTFLDIYAERDLQAGTITETEVQEIIDHFIMKLRLVKFARTPDYNALFSGDPTWVTESIGGVGIDGRPMVTKNSFRFLHSLDNLGPAPEPNLTVLWSTRLPENFKRYCTKMSIKTSSIQYENDDLMRESYGDDYGIACCVSAMRIGKQMQFFGARANLAKTLLYAINGGKDEKSGAQVAPNFAPITSDILDYDEVYAQFDEMMEWLAGVYINSLNVIHYMHDKYSYERIEMALHDTDVHRTMATGIAGLSVAADSLSAIKYGEVRPIRDENGLVVDFETTGEYPKYGNNDPRVDDIAVQLVESFMRKLRKHKTYRDSEHTMSVLTITSNVVYGKKTGNTPDGRKAGEPFAPGANPMHGRDANGALASLSSVAKLPYDCCKDGISNTFSIVPKSLGKESYTQEQNLVSILDGYALQHGHHLNINVFNRETLLDAMEHPEEYPQLTVRVSGYAVNFIKLTREQQLDVISRTFHESM, encoded by the coding sequence ATGATTAAAGAACAACGCACTCAAAACAATGCTTGGTCGGGATTCAAGACTGGCCGATGGACACGTAATGTTGATGTACGTGAATTTATTCAATTGAATTTTACAGGTTATCAAGGAGACGATAGTTTCTTAGCCGGCCCAACAGAAGCAACTACTCAATTATGGGATCAGGTGATGCAACTTTCTAAAGAAGAACGCGAACGTGGTGGCATGTGGGATATGGATACTAAAGTGGTGTCTACAATCTTATCACATGATGCGGGTTACTTGGATCAATCATTAGAGCAAATTGTTGGTGTTCAAACTGACAAACCGTTTAAACGCTCCATGCAGCCATTTGGCGGTATTCGTATGGCAAAAGCAGCATGTGAAGCATATGGTTATGAACTTGATTCAGAAACCGAACATATCTTTACGGAATATCGTAAAACACATAACCAAGGTGTATTTGACGCATATTCAAAAGAGATGCTCGCTTGTCGTAAAGCTGGTATTATCACAGGTTTGCCAGACGCTTATGGCCGAGGTCGTATTATTGGAGACTATCGTCGTGTTGCCCTTTATGGTATCGACTTCTTAATGGCAGAAAAACAGCGTGATTTTAATGATTTATCTTCAACAATGACTGAAGATGTCATCCGTCTACGTGAAGAAGTTTCTGAGCAATATCGTTCATTAAAAGAATTAAAAGAACTTGGTGCACGTTATGGTTTTGATTTAAGCCGCCCAGCTGAAAACTTTAAAGAAGCTGTTCAATGGTTATACTTGGCCTACCTTGCAGCAATTAAAGAGCAAAATGGTGCTGCAATGAGTCTTGGTCGTACATCTACATTCTTAGACATCTATGCAGAACGTGACTTGCAAGCGGGTACAATTACAGAAACAGAAGTACAAGAAATCATCGACCACTTTATTATGAAGTTACGTCTTGTAAAATTTGCACGCACACCTGACTACAATGCACTCTTCTCAGGTGATCCAACTTGGGTAACAGAATCTATTGGTGGTGTCGGCATTGATGGACGTCCTATGGTAACCAAAAACTCATTCCGCTTTTTACATTCCTTAGACAACCTTGGTCCTGCACCAGAACCGAACTTAACTGTGCTATGGTCAACACGTTTACCTGAAAACTTTAAACGTTATTGTACAAAGATGAGTATTAAAACAAGCTCTATTCAATATGAAAATGATGATTTAATGCGTGAAAGCTATGGTGATGACTACGGTATTGCGTGTTGTGTATCTGCTATGAGAATTGGTAAACAAATGCAATTTTTTGGCGCACGTGCAAACCTTGCTAAAACATTATTATATGCAATCAATGGTGGTAAAGATGAAAAATCAGGTGCCCAAGTTGCTCCAAACTTTGCACCAATTACATCAGACATTCTCGACTATGATGAAGTATACGCACAATTTGATGAAATGATGGAATGGCTCGCAGGTGTATATATTAACTCTCTCAACGTGATTCACTATATGCACGATAAATATAGTTATGAACGTATCGAAATGGCCTTACATGATACAGATGTTCATCGCACAATGGCGACAGGTATCGCAGGTCTTTCAGTAGCAGCAGACTCGCTCTCTGCGATTAAATACGGTGAAGTACGTCCGATACGTGATGAAAATGGTTTAGTGGTAGATTTTGAAACAACAGGTGAATACCCTAAATATGGTAACAACGACCCACGCGTTGATGACATTGCAGTTCAGTTAGTCGAAAGCTTTATGAGAAAACTACGTAAGCATAAAACATATCGTGATTCTGAACATACAATGAGTGTGCTTACAATCACTTCTAACGTAGTATATGGTAAGAAAACAGGTAATACACCAGATGGGCGTAAAGCAGGCGAACCTTTTGCACCCGGTGCGAACCCAATGCACGGTCGAGATGCTAACGGTGCATTAGCTTCACTATCATCAGTGGCAAAACTCCCATATGATTGCTGTAAAGATGGTATTTCCAATACATTCAGTATCGTACCAAAATCATTAGGTAAAGAATCTTATACACAAGAACAAAACTTAGTCAGTATTTTAGATGGTTATGCTTTGCAACATGGTCACCATCTCAATATCAACGTATTCAATCGCGAAACATTGTTAGATGCCATGGAACACCCAGAGGAATATCCACAATTAACAGTTCGCGTATCTGGCTATGCCGTGAACTTCATCAAGCTCACTCGCGAACAACAACTTGATGTTATTTCACGTACATTCCACGAATCAATGTAA
- the pflA gene encoding pyruvate formate-lyase-activating protein, giving the protein MLKGHIHSIESLGTVDGPGLRYIIFTQGCLLRCLYCHNPDTWKINEPSRTATTDELVTEITPYLPYFQASNGGVTMSGGEPLLQMPFVTELFQKLHAHGIHTCIDTSLGCANDTDAFKKHFDQLLLHTDLLMVDIKHIDNEKHKHLTGKPNTHILKYIKYLAKKKQPIWIRHVLVPGLTDDPEDLRALGNFINQLGNVEKFELLPYHQLGVHKWQSLGIPYELNDVVPPTDEDVEAAYRYVDFKGVTPLTPIS; this is encoded by the coding sequence ATGCTAAAAGGTCACATTCATTCAATAGAAAGCTTAGGAACAGTAGATGGCCCCGGTCTACGCTATATTATCTTTACACAAGGTTGCTTACTGCGCTGCTTGTACTGTCATAACCCCGATACTTGGAAAATTAACGAGCCGTCACGTACTGCAACAACAGATGAACTTGTGACTGAAATCACACCGTATCTCCCTTATTTCCAAGCATCAAATGGCGGTGTTACAATGAGCGGTGGAGAGCCCCTACTCCAGATGCCATTCGTTACAGAGTTATTTCAAAAACTACATGCACACGGTATTCATACTTGTATCGATACATCCCTCGGTTGTGCAAATGATACCGATGCATTCAAAAAACATTTCGATCAACTATTGCTTCACACAGATTTATTGATGGTCGATATTAAACATATTGATAATGAAAAACATAAACATTTAACAGGTAAGCCTAACACACATATATTGAAATATATCAAATATTTAGCTAAAAAAAAGCAACCGATATGGATTCGCCATGTCCTCGTCCCCGGTCTAACCGATGACCCTGAAGATTTACGTGCGCTTGGCAACTTCATTAATCAACTCGGTAATGTTGAAAAGTTTGAACTGCTTCCATATCATCAACTCGGTGTTCACAAGTGGCAATCACTAGGTATCCCATACGAGTTGAATGATGTTGTCCCCCCAACAGATGAAGATGTTGAAGCAGCATATCGATACGTTGACTTTAAAGGTGTAACACCCCTAACACCTATAAGCTAA
- a CDS encoding PTS transporter subunit IIC encodes METVDNPKMTFKKFMFNVLNGLAVAIVVGLIPNAVLGGLFQYLSQYGEIFKTLHYVVLGIQFALPLMVGVLIAFQFNLNPMGTAIVGAAAYVGSGAAQITEAGWQIVGIGDLINTMITASLAVLMVLWLDGRLGSLNIILLPILVGGIPGLIGTLTLPYVSKITLAIGNLINTFTTLQPVLMCLLIAVLFSFIIVSPVSTIAVGLAIGISGLAAGAAAIGVASAAVVLFIGTLRVNKLGVPIAIILGGMKMMMPNIIRYPIMLLPIGLTAAVTGVAGALVGIEGTKESAGFGIVGLVGPIKALEFMNYSPTINLMLVGLVYILIPFVVGFVVNYILSKVLKLYSADIYRFTADK; translated from the coding sequence ATGGAAACAGTAGACAACCCAAAGATGACTTTCAAAAAGTTTATGTTTAATGTATTGAATGGTTTAGCAGTAGCGATTGTTGTTGGATTGATTCCTAATGCAGTATTAGGAGGGCTTTTTCAGTATTTGAGTCAGTATGGAGAAATATTTAAAACATTGCACTATGTTGTACTGGGTATACAATTCGCATTGCCTCTAATGGTAGGTGTGTTGATTGCGTTTCAGTTTAATTTAAATCCTATGGGGACGGCAATTGTTGGAGCAGCAGCTTATGTGGGGTCAGGTGCTGCACAAATCACAGAAGCAGGCTGGCAAATTGTGGGCATTGGTGATTTGATCAATACAATGATCACAGCATCTCTAGCAGTATTGATGGTACTTTGGTTAGATGGACGATTGGGCAGTTTGAATATTATTTTACTGCCGATCTTAGTCGGAGGGATACCGGGGTTAATTGGAACATTAACTTTACCTTATGTGAGTAAAATTACGTTGGCAATAGGAAACTTAATCAATACGTTTACAACACTTCAACCTGTACTCATGTGTTTGCTCATTGCTGTATTATTTTCTTTTATTATTGTATCGCCTGTATCTACCATTGCAGTGGGTTTAGCCATAGGTATTTCAGGATTGGCAGCAGGTGCAGCTGCAATTGGTGTTGCATCCGCGGCGGTGGTATTGTTTATTGGAACGTTGCGAGTTAATAAGCTGGGTGTGCCGATTGCGATTATTTTAGGTGGGATGAAGATGATGATGCCCAATATTATTCGTTATCCGATCATGTTACTTCCTATTGGCTTGACAGCGGCAGTAACAGGTGTTGCAGGTGCATTGGTAGGTATTGAAGGAACAAAGGAATCGGCAGGTTTTGGAATTGTTGGATTAGTAGGACCGATTAAGGCATTAGAGTTTATGAATTATAGTCCTACGATCAATCTCATGTTGGTTGGCTTAGTATATATCTTGATTCCATTTGTAGTTGGTTTTGTTGTAAACTATATTTTGTCTAAAGTATTGAAACTTTACAGTGCGGATATTTATCGCTTTACAGCAGATAAGTAG
- a CDS encoding amino acid ABC transporter ATP-binding protein, which translates to MLEVRNLHQHYHQKTVLKDISFTQQKGTVTAIIGPSGSGKTTLLRTLNALVQPQRGTLTIHNVTVDFEHVTKQKIKQLRQQSAMVFQNYNLFSNKTALENITEGLIYGQKYNKKEAEKVAYELLKEVNLTEHAHHYPIQLSGGQSQRIGIVRALALNPNLLLLDEPTSALDPESVSGILQLIQKIAQRGMTMTLVTHEIQFAEAVADQIIFVDKGEILVQGTPEYVLHSRPHPRLRQFLEQVDTKQVML; encoded by the coding sequence ATGTTAGAAGTTAGAAACTTACATCAACACTACCATCAAAAAACGGTACTTAAAGATATTTCATTTACACAACAAAAGGGAACTGTTACAGCGATTATCGGTCCGAGCGGCTCTGGTAAGACCACACTTTTGCGGACACTTAATGCACTAGTTCAACCTCAACGCGGAACACTTACAATTCATAATGTCACTGTTGACTTTGAACATGTCACCAAACAAAAAATTAAACAATTACGTCAACAATCTGCAATGGTCTTTCAAAACTATAACCTTTTCAGCAATAAAACCGCTTTAGAAAATATTACAGAGGGGTTAATTTATGGACAAAAATATAACAAAAAAGAAGCTGAAAAAGTGGCTTACGAACTACTAAAAGAAGTCAATTTAACAGAACATGCGCATCACTATCCTATTCAGTTATCTGGCGGACAGAGTCAGCGTATCGGCATTGTTCGAGCACTCGCACTTAATCCAAATTTATTACTATTGGACGAACCTACATCTGCACTTGACCCCGAATCTGTATCGGGCATTTTGCAACTCATCCAAAAGATTGCACAACGTGGGATGACGATGACTTTAGTCACACATGAGATCCAATTTGCAGAAGCCGTTGCGGATCAAATTATTTTTGTTGATAAAGGTGAAATTCTTGTACAAGGTACACCTGAATACGTTTTACATAGCCGCCCACATCCTCGACTTCGACAATTTTTAGAACAAGTCGATACAAAGCAGGTGATGTTATGA
- a CDS encoding transporter substrate-binding domain-containing protein, with translation MKRSLQVVLLLGIVLLLASCQHHTSSNSSNKKVVKVALSAEINPPYLYTDENNEFVGLDMDYMRLLEKKLPQYDFQYEIGEEEANLVGIGAGKFDMGINWFFKTPEREKKFLYQDEPYSYSLTMLAVHKDNNTIHGLDDMTTRRLTPMAPSGGLYSILSRYNDTHDQKIPIDTIHSPSNGDNLEMIDQKRRDAMFINWNTYTAIQKELNQEVKIGSIVSKEPLHIVYNKHNQQLHDDIDRATKVLKEEGQLQKLSRKYFDIDIYQDLDTINDNKNALEVQKNAN, from the coding sequence ATGAAACGCAGCTTACAAGTTGTTCTATTGCTGGGCATTGTACTCCTACTTGCCAGTTGTCAACACCACACCTCTTCAAACTCAAGCAATAAAAAAGTGGTTAAAGTTGCGTTATCTGCTGAAATTAATCCACCTTATCTTTATACAGATGAAAATAACGAATTTGTCGGCTTGGATATGGATTACATGAGACTGTTAGAGAAAAAATTACCACAATATGATTTTCAATATGAAATCGGTGAAGAAGAGGCAAACCTCGTAGGTATTGGTGCAGGTAAGTTTGATATGGGGATTAACTGGTTTTTTAAAACACCTGAACGTGAAAAAAAGTTTTTATATCAAGATGAGCCATATAGTTATTCGCTTACAATGCTTGCTGTGCATAAAGATAACAACACTATTCATGGGTTAGATGATATGACGACACGTCGGCTTACACCTATGGCTCCGAGCGGTGGATTATACTCGATATTATCACGTTATAACGACACACACGACCAAAAGATTCCAATTGATACCATCCACTCTCCCTCAAATGGCGATAACTTAGAAATGATTGATCAAAAGCGTCGAGATGCTATGTTTATCAACTGGAACACATACACTGCTATCCAAAAAGAACTCAATCAAGAGGTCAAAATCGGTAGTATTGTTTCCAAAGAACCTTTACATATCGTTTATAATAAGCACAATCAACAACTTCATGATGATATCGACCGAGCGACGAAAGTACTTAAAGAAGAGGGGCAACTTCAAAAACTTTCTCGTAAATATTTTGATATTGATATTTATCAAGACCTAGATACAATCAACGACAATAAAAATGCCTTGGAGGTGCAAAAGAATGCAAATTGA
- a CDS encoding amino acid ABC transporter permease produces the protein MQIDWFHLFDQVLQQLPITLFMIGTALVFALILGFLLAIIRIRRTPILNTLVRIFLSFSRSTPLILQLFLVYFALPQLLLFVGIDINHLSRLFFAILAFTLHSGAYLSEVIRAGYQSVPHAQIEAGLTVGMSYPQIIRRIILPQSLRNSLPNLTTQIIELIKDTSLAFTIGIIDMMGQVQLIIDNNYGLGMLEVYVVISIIYWGLSLIVQGVLFYVSHRTSRPYQV, from the coding sequence ATGCAAATTGATTGGTTTCATCTATTTGATCAAGTTTTACAACAACTTCCTATTACACTATTCATGATAGGAACTGCACTTGTTTTTGCTTTGATTTTAGGGTTTCTGCTCGCTATTATACGCATTCGACGCACACCGATATTAAATACACTGGTCCGTATCTTTTTATCATTTAGTCGAAGTACGCCTTTAATTTTACAGCTCTTCTTAGTTTACTTTGCATTACCACAACTCTTACTTTTTGTAGGCATTGATATCAATCACTTGAGCAGGCTCTTTTTTGCTATTCTTGCATTCACCTTGCACAGTGGTGCGTATTTATCTGAAGTTATCCGTGCCGGCTATCAATCGGTTCCTCATGCTCAAATCGAAGCCGGACTGACAGTCGGGATGTCCTATCCACAAATTATTCGGCGCATTATTTTACCACAATCTTTACGCAATAGTCTGCCGAACTTAACGACACAGATCATCGAACTGATTAAAGATACATCGCTTGCATTTACTATCGGTATTATCGATATGATGGGACAAGTCCAGCTTATCATTGACAATAACTATGGGCTAGGTATGTTAGAAGTATATGTTGTAATATCTATCATCTACTGGGGGTTATCTTTAATTGTTCAAGGCGTATTATTCTATGTCTCACACCGCACCAGTCGTCCCTACCAAGTATAG